CTATTCTTCTGTTTCCTTTGGCAAAATATCGAAGAGTACCATTTGCTCTATCTAAAATATGAATGGTATCATCAACAACTATACCTAAAGTCATACCAATAACAACTGCAACAGCCATGTTAATCTGACCAATCAACAGGTACCAGATTCCAAATGCTACAACGATTGGCGCAATATTCGGTATGATACTTATTAGTCAATATTTAGTACTTCTAAGAGCAAAAATTAAGATGAATGAAATAATAACGAGGGGTCCAAATCCACTTTGTAGCATCGCATACATATTAGTTCTTGTAATATGAGAGAACATAATTGTTGTACTAATTCCATGCGTGAAGATATGTTCTGGTGCATTGTCTTTCAGCCATTGCTCAGATCTTTCGGCTAAGCTTAACATTGCATTACTAGAGATGTTATCTAGAGTTACTGTAAACCTAGTTTCTGATTTGTCTACATTGATTGGGTTATTTAAATCAAGTCCATAGGGAAGAGACATTTCATATAATAACAAGTATTGAGCAGCTTCTGCCTTGCCATCGGGCACTTTGTAAAAGGCAGGGTCGTCGCCATGCATTGACGCATTTATTCTTTTCATTACTTCGGAGAAACTGGATACATGTGTTACGTTTGGTTGTGTTTTAAACCATTTCTCGAATTCATCCAGTTTAGAAAGATAAGCAGGATCGCTTATTCCATCTTCGCCTTCTGATTTTAATGAATACTCAACGTTATAAATTCCCGTTAAGTTTTCAGCGATAAAGTCAGTATCTGTTCTGAACTTTACACTTTCATCAAAGAATTTAATAAACTCATTATTAAGTTCGTTAGAGAAAGCGAGAGAGCTTAGGCCAATAACTACAACTGTAGAGATGCCTAAAACCATCTTGTTATTGCCAATCACGAATTCAGCTAATCTATCTAATAAAGGTGTACTAGCTTCCTTTTCATCTTTCACTTTAACTTTTACCGGCAAGATTGCCATTAAAGCAGGTAATAAGAAGACAGGTA
This genomic window from Flavobacteriales bacterium contains:
- a CDS encoding MMPL family transporter; the encoded protein is MVNDKSTVTAVNVTVSLPADSMEGSMGDMSTLAPAMFLIILLMVAITTRSGSGTVTAFFVLFFSIMAAMGLAGWAGIQLTGPSSSVSTMIMTLAIADSIHILVSLLQFMRKGMDKKSAIVESIRVNFMPIFITSVTTIIGFLTLNFAEGAAFHDLGNITAMGVCAAFFLPVFLLPALMAILPVKVKVKDEKEASTPLLDRLAEFVIGNNKMVLGISTVVVIGLSSLAFSNELNNEFIKFFDESVKFRTDTDFIAENLTGIYNVEYSLKSEGEDGISDPAYLSKLDEFEKWFKTQPNVTHVSSFSEVMKRINASMHGDDPAFYKVPDGKAEAAQYLLLYEMSLPYGLDLNNPINVDKSETRFTVTLDNISSNAMLSLAERSEQWLKDNAPEHIFTHGISTTIMFSHITRTNMYAMLQSGFGPLVIISFILIFALRSTKY